In a single window of the Caloenas nicobarica isolate bCalNic1 chromosome 8, bCalNic1.hap1, whole genome shotgun sequence genome:
- the EIF2B5 gene encoding translation initiation factor eIF2B subunit epsilon yields the protein MAARGAARRAAGAGPARGSDPQEEPPPPLQAVLVADSFNRRFFPISKDRPRALLPMANVAMIDYTLEFLTATGVEETFVFCCWKSAEIKEHLQKSKWCRHSSPNTVRFVTSELYRSLGDVLRDVDAKSLVRSDFILITGDVVSNFNISKALEEHKLRRKMEKNVSVMTMIFKESSPGHHARCKEDDIIIAMDSATNRVLHYQRTQGLKRFRFPMSLFQNSIENVEVRHDLLDCHISICSPQVAELFTDNFDYQTRDDFVRGLLVNEEVLGNQIHMHVTTEEYGAHICNLQMYEAVCSDIIRRWVYPLTPEMNFTDDKNQSYTHSKHNVYRGVDVCLGHGSVLEENVLIGRGTVIGSNCSIKNSVIGQNCRIGDEVRLDGAFLWDRVHIADNVEICHSVICDEAEVKEKVKLKPRCVLSSQVVVGPGITLSEGTVISLHPPDEEEEDDDQFSDDSGVNKEESKVKLKGYNKKDVGSEGRGYLWKADDKNEEDEEEQRQSLWGPAAHSEEESESDSDLSMGSEEPDSRAASPQLDDIKVFQNEVLGTLQRGEEENISCDNLVLEINSLKYAYNIGLKEMMQVLSKVILEFPLQQLDANLDSQNYFSALLPLLKNWTPLFKNYIKRASDHLNALFAIEEFFLEHDSLCTSIAKVLMTFYQLEILEEDVILNWFSLRDTSDKGKQLRKNQRLQKFIQWLEEAEEESSDGDQD from the exons ATGGCGGCGCGCGGCGCGGcgaggcgggcggcgggcgcggggccggcccggggctCTGACCCgcaggaggagccgccgccgccgctccagGCCGTGCTGGTCGCCGACAGCTTCAACCGCCGCTTCTTCCCTATCTCCAAAGACCGGCCGCGG gcCCTTTTACCTATGGCAAATGTGGCTATGATTGACTATACCTTGGAGTTCCTCACAGCAACTGGAGTTGAAGAaacctttgttttctgctgttggaAGTCAGCTGAGATAAAAGAGCACTTACA aaaATCCAAGTGGTGCCGCCACAGCTCTCCCAACACGGTGCGCTTTGTGACTTCTGAGCTGTACCGCTCCCTTGGTGATGTGCTACGAGATGTTGATGCCAAGTCCCTTGTTCGTTCCGACTTCATTCTCATCACCGGAGATGTGGTGTCCAATTTTAATATATCCAAAGCCCTGGAAGAGCACAA gtTGCGTCGTAAGATGGAAAAgaatgtttctgtgatgacGATGATATTCAAGGAGTCCTCACCCGGTCACCATGCCAGGTGCAAAGAGGACGACATTATTATTGCTATGGACAGTGCCACAAACCGCGTCCTTCACTACCAGAGAACCCAGGGGCTGAAACGCTTCCGCTTTCCCATG agtCTGTTCCAGAATTCTATTGAGAATGTTGAGGTGCGCCATGACTTGCTGGACTGTCAtatcagcatctgctctccgCAG GTGGCTGAGCTCTTCACAGACAATTTCGACTACCAGACACGGGATGACTTTGTGCGTGGCCTGTTGGTGAATGAGGAG GTCCTGGGGAACCAGATCCATATGCACGTAACGACAGAAGAGTATGGTGCCCATATATGCAACCTGCAAATGTATGAAGCTGTGTGCTCTGACATCATCCGGCGCTGGGTTTATCCTTTGACTCCAGAGATGAACTTCACCGATGACAAGAATCAGAGTTACACCCATTCTAAACACAATGTTTACCGAGGAGTGGATGTCTGTCTGGGCCATGGCAGCGTGCTGGAGGAGAACGTACTCATTGGGCGGGGAACGGTCATCGGCAGCAACTGCTCCATAAAAAACAGCGTTATTGGGCAGAACTGCAGGATAG GTGATGAAGTCCGTTTGGATGGAGCTTTTCTCTGGGACAGAGTACACATAGCAGATAATGTGGAGATCTGCCATTCTGTTATCTGCGATGAAGCTGAAGTGAAGGAGAAAGTAAAGCTAAAGCCCCGCTGTGTCCTCTCCTCTCAG GTAGTAGTAGGTCCTGGCATCACTCTTTCTGAGGGCACAGTGATCTCTCTGCACCCAccagatgaggaggaagaggatgatgaCCAGTTCAGTGATGATTCTGGTGTGAACAAGGAGGAGAGCAAGGTGAAACTGAAAG gatACAATAAAAAGGATGTAGGCTCAGAGGGCAGAGGCTATCTCTGGAAAGCAGATGACAAGAatgaagaggatgaagaagagcAGAGACAAAGCCTATGGG GCCCAGCTGCGCATTCAGAGGAAGAGAGCGAGTCAGACAGCGACCTGAGCATGGGCTCTGAGGAGCCAGACAGTCGGGCAGCATCCCCTCAGCTGGATGACATCAAAG TTTTCCAGAATGAGGTTCTGGGTACATTACAGAGGGGcgaagaagaaaacatttcttgtgACAACCTCGTCCTGGAAATCAACTCCCTCAA GTATGCATATAACATTGGCCTGAAGGAGATGATGCAGGTGCTCAGTAAAGTGATCCTGGAGTTCCcgctgcagcagctggatgcAAACCTGGACTCCCAGAACTATTTCTCAGCGTTACTTCCC ctgtTGAAGAACTGGACCCCGTTGTTTAAGAACTACATAAAACGAGCGTCAGATCACTTGAATGCCTTATTTGCCATAGAGGAATTCTTCCTGGAACATGACAGTCTTTGCACGTCGATAGCTAAA GTGTTGATGACATTTTACCAGCTGGAAATTCTGGAAGAAGATGTAATTCTCAATTGGTTCTCTTTGCGGGACACGTCTGACAAGGGAAAGCAGCTTCGTAAAAACCAGCGG ctccagaaGTTTATCCAGTggctggaggaggcagaggaggagtcGTCTGATGGCGACCAAGACTGA